The genomic stretch CCTGCCCCAGCTGATCGTGCAGCTCCAGGGCAACGAGACCGGGGGCGTCCGGCAGTTCTTCGAGCGCCACATCATCGACCAGAGCAGCCCGGTCCACATCGCCGTCTTCTTCGGCCTGATCGTCTTCTTCACGTACTTCTACGTGTCGATCACGTTCAACCCGGAGGAGCGGGCCGATGACATGAAGCGCTACGGCGGCTTCATCCCCGGCATCCGGCCGGGGCGCCCGACCGCCGAGTACCTGCAGTACGTGCTGTCCAGGATCACCCTCCCCGGTTCGATCTACCTCGGCGTGGTGGCCGTCCTGCCCAACTTCTTCCTGGCGATCACGCAGGAGGGGCAGAACCAGAACTTCCCGTTCGGTGGCGTCGCAGTGTTGATCATGGTCGGAGTGGGGTTGGAGACGGTGAAGCAGATCGAGACGCAGCTCAACCAGCGCAACTACGAAGGGTTCCTGAAGTAGTGCGCGTCGTCCTGCTGGGCCCTCCCGGCGCGGGCAAGGGCACCCAGGCGCAGATCATCGCCGGGCGGCTGGCCGTCCCTGCGATCTCGACGGGCGACATCTTCCGCGCCAACGTCAGCGGCCAGACGGAGCTGGGTCGGAAGGCCAAGACCTACATGGACGCCGGTGACCTCGTCCCCGACGAGATCACCGTGGCCATGGTCAAGGACCGGCTGGCCGAGCCGGACGCCAAGGCCGGGTTCCTGCTCGACGGCTTCCCGCGCACCATCGCCCAGGCCGAGCAGCTGCGGGCGTCGCTGGCCGATCTCGGCCACGCCCTGGACCGCGTCCTCGAGCTCGTCGTCGACGAGGAGGAGCTGGTGCGCCGGCTCTCCGGTCGCCGGATGCTGGTCGACGGCCAGATGGTCCAGCGCGAGGACGACAAGCCCGAGACCGTCCGCCACCGGCTCGAGGTGTACCGGGAACAGACCGCCCCGCTGTCCGGGTTCTACGCCTCCGAGGGGCTCCTGGCCTGCATCGACGCCATCGGTGAGGTCGAGGAGGTCACTGCCCGCGCGCTGCGGGCGCTGGGCGCCGACGAGACCGCGCAGCCCGGCGAGGGCTGAGGACCGAGGAACGGGCCACGGCAGTGAGGCGGGGCGGGACGTGACCGGCATCCTGGGCCGCCTCCCGCTGCTCGCGAAGTGGAGTGGACGCATGATCCAGATCAAGACGCCGCAGGAGATCGAACTCATGCGCGGCGCGGGCCTCGTCGTGGCCGGGGCGATCGCCGCCGTCCGGGCGGCCGTGCGGCCCGGCGTGACGACCGGTGAGCTCGACGCCATCGCCGAGGACCACATCCGCAGCGCCGGAGCGGTGCCGTCGTTCCTGGGTTACCACGGCTTCACGGGCAGCATCTGCGCATCGATCAACAACGAGATCGTCCACGGCATCCCGCGTCCCGACCGGAAGCTGGCCGAGGGCGACAACATCTCCATCGACTGCGGCGCGATCCTGCGGGGCTGGCACGGGGACTCCGCGGTCACGGTGACGGTGGGGGAGCCCTCCGCCGAGGACGCCGCCCTGATCGATGTCACGGAGCGCTCGATGTGGGCGGGCCTGGCCAAGGCGCTCGCCGGCGGCCGGCTGACCGACATCAGCGCCGCCGTGGAGCAGACCGTCACCGCC from Blastococcus sp. PRF04-17 encodes the following:
- the map gene encoding type I methionyl aminopeptidase, coding for MIQIKTPQEIELMRGAGLVVAGAIAAVRAAVRPGVTTGELDAIAEDHIRSAGAVPSFLGYHGFTGSICASINNEIVHGIPRPDRKLAEGDNISIDCGAILRGWHGDSAVTVTVGEPSAEDAALIDVTERSMWAGLAKALAGGRLTDISAAVEQTVTAERHPYGIVDHYGGHGIGTEMHQDPHVLNYGRPGRGPKLVPGLALAIEPMVTVGDPATVELEDGWTVVTKDGSRAAHFEHTVAITPDGPWVLTAEDGGVAGLAPFGITPRT
- a CDS encoding adenylate kinase, which gives rise to MRVVLLGPPGAGKGTQAQIIAGRLAVPAISTGDIFRANVSGQTELGRKAKTYMDAGDLVPDEITVAMVKDRLAEPDAKAGFLLDGFPRTIAQAEQLRASLADLGHALDRVLELVVDEEELVRRLSGRRMLVDGQMVQREDDKPETVRHRLEVYREQTAPLSGFYASEGLLACIDAIGEVEEVTARALRALGADETAQPGEG